Proteins from a single region of Engystomops pustulosus chromosome 5, aEngPut4.maternal, whole genome shotgun sequence:
- the LOC140132923 gene encoding cytosolic non-specific dipeptidase-like — MLFLVSIVSLLFSHALLSPTPDDPLFKHIDDHQHEYIQRLKDWVAIESDSSDPSKRDQVLHMMQVTKDYILQIGGTVEMAELGEQEYSSGKKLPLPPVILAEFGNDTNKPTVCFYGHMDVQPAKKADGWKTDPYVLEEKDGNLYGRGTSDDKGQILALLHAVESAKKFGLPVNVKLFIEGMEEVGSNGLEQLVEDKKDTFFSNVDYIVVTDTPWLSTKPGITYGARGNCYFFIEVEGARRDLHSGGFGGTVYEAMSDLVYLLGVLADVNGKILIPGIYDDVLPLNEQEKDLYKDLVFDLKDLKRDTGVNTFLHNTKEELLMHRWRFPSLSIHGIEGAFSGSGTKTVIPAKVIGKFSIRQVPNMNPSVVEKQVSDYLESKFAERKSPNKMKVSMVIGAQPWLANMSEPQYLAAQKAVKRVFNVDADMIRAGGTIPIAKNFEDVLGKGVMLLGVGGPDDAPHGQNEKISVYNYIEGTKLYASFLKELPSF; from the exons CTTTTTCTAGTATCCATTGTATCTCTGCTATTTAGTCATGCTCTCCTATCTCCAACGCCAGACGATCCCTTATTTAAGCACATTGATGATCATCAGCATGAATATATTCAG AGATTGAAGGATTGGGTAGCAATAGAAAGTGATTCTAGTGACCCATCCAAAAGAGACCAAGTTTTACACATGATGCAAGTGACAAAGGACTACATCTTACAGATTGGCGGAACAGTGGAGATGGCAGAACTGGGGGAACAAGAG TATTCCTCTGGGAAAAAGCTCCCTCTACCACCGGTAATTCTTGCAGAGTTTGGAAATGACACAAACAAACCAACTGTCTGTTTCTATGGACATATGGATGTACAGCCTGCAAAAAAAGCTGACGGATGGAAAACTGATCCCTACGTCCTGGAAGAGAAAGATG GTAATCTGTATGGGAGAGGAACTTCTGATGACAAAGGACAAATTCTAGCTTTGCTGCATGCTGTAGAATCTGCTAAGAAATTT GGCCTTCCAGTAAACGTGAAGCTCTTTATTGAAGGAATGGAGGAAGTAGGTTCAAATGGACTGGAGCAACTTGTTGAAGACAAAAAGGACACTTTTTTCTCTAATGTTGACTATATTGTGGTAACAGATACCCCCTGGCTCAGCACAAAACCTGGCATTACATATGGAGCCCGAGGAAATTGCTACTTTTTCATAGAG GTGGAAGGTGCAAGGCGGGATCTTCACTCTGGAGGTTTTGGAGGAACAGTATATGAAGCCATGAGTGATTTAGTATATTTActgg GTGTGCTTGCAGATGTGAATGGAAAAATTCTGATCCCAGGAATTTATGATGACGTTTTGCCTCTTAACGAACAAGAAAAAGATTTATACAAAGATCTCGTATTCGATCTGAAAGACCTGAAGAGAGACACAGgagtaaatacatttttacataacaCAAAG gaGGAGCTACTTATGCACAGATGGCGGTTTCCTTCTTTGTCAATACACGGAATCGAAGGAGCATTTTCTGGATCTGGTACAAAAACAGTCATACCTGCAAAGGTTATTGGAAAGTTCTCAATTCGACAAGTTCCTAACATGAATCCATCTGTTGTAGAAAAGCAG GTGTCTGATTACTTGGAAAGCAAATTTGCAGAACGGAAGAGTCCCAACAAGATGAAAGTCTCCATGGTCATTGGTGCACAGCCCTGGTTAGCAAATATGAGTGAACCCCAATATCTGGCTGCTCAGAAAGCAGTCAAAAGAG TGTTCAATGTTGATGCAGACATGATTCGTGCAGGAGGTACAATTCCAATTGCGAAAAATTTTGAGGATGTTTTAGGAAAAGGTGTTATGTTACTTGGTGTTGGAGGACCAGATGATGCTCCTCATGGCCAGAATGAAAAAATAAGTGT GTACAATTACATTGAAGGAACAAAACTATATGCTTCCTTTCTCAAAGAACTTCCATCCTTCTGA